A genome region from Magnolia sinica isolate HGM2019 chromosome 8, MsV1, whole genome shotgun sequence includes the following:
- the LOC131253029 gene encoding caffeoylshikimate esterase-like yields MAQDIENIIYEEEFILNPRGLKLFTCRWLPVNQEPKALIFICHGYAMECSISMKDTGIRLAKAGFAVYGIDYVGHGKSSGLQGYIPCFDELVDDCSDYFTSICEKKENKKKLRFLLGESMGGAVVLLLHWKKPSYWDGAVLVAPMCKIAEEMRPHPVVLNILSKLCKIIPTWKIIPTQDIVDIAIKSPERREEVRSNPYCYKGKPRLKTGNELLLVSLEIEKKLDQVSLPFIIVHGEADIVTDPSVSKLLYESASSTVKTLKLYPGMWHALTSGEPLESINLVFSDIVAWLDERTAAGNPRSERERKAEHDAQLVGVHNEKTIA; encoded by the exons ATG GCCCAAGATATTGAAAACATCATATATGAAGAG gaattcatCTTGAATCCTCGGGGATTGAAGCTTTTCACGTGTCGATGGCTGCCGGTGAATCAAGAGCCAAAAGCTCTAATCTTTATATGCCATG GATACGCCATGGAGTGCAGCATCTCAATGAAAG ATACAGGAATTCGACTTGCGAAAGCAGGATTCGCCGTCTATGGTATTGACTATGTGGGCCATGGCAAATCATCTGGCTTGCAAGGTTACATCCCATGTTTTGATGAGCTTGTTGATGACTGCTCGGATTATTTCACAAGCATATGTG aaaagaaggagaataagaagaagCTGAGATTTCTACTGGGAGAATCTATGGGAGGTGCAGTTGTTCTTCTATTACACTGGAAAAAGCCAAGCTATTGGGATGGTGCTGTTTTGGTTGCTCCCATGTGCAAG ATTGCTGAAGAAATGAGGCCACATCCGGTTGTTTTGAACATTTTAAGCAAGCTTTGTAAGATCATTCCTACATGGAAGATAATACCAACCCAAGATATCGTTGATATTGCTATAAAGAGCCCTGAGAGGAGGGAGGAG GTTCGTTCCAATCCATATTGCTACAAGGGAAAGCCTCGATTGAAAACAGGCAATGAACTTCTCTTGGTCAGCTTAGAAATAGAAAAGAAGCTGGATCAG GTATCTCTACCGTTCATCATCGTTCATGGAGAGGCCGACATCGTAACAGACCCATCTGTCAGCAAATTGCTTTACGAATCGGCGTCCAGCACCGTTAAAACGCTAAAGTTGTATCCCGGCATGTGGCATGCTCTCACTTCGGGTGAGCCGCTTGAAAGCATCAATCTTGTTTTCTCTGACATTGTAGCTTGGTTGGATGAAAGGACAGCCGCAGGAAATCCGAGATCGGAGAGGGAGAGGAAAGCAGAGCATGATGCTCAGTTAGTGGGTGTACATAACGAGAAGACGATTGCTTAG